DNA from Leptospira bandrabouensis:
AACAAGGGAAACTTCCGGAATATCCAATCCTTCTCGGAGTAAGTTAATTCCCACGATACAATCATAAACACCCTTACGCAAATCCCTGATAATCTCTGTTCGTTCGATGGTATCAATTTCCGAATGTAGGTAAGCAATTTTTAATCCCACTTCCTTATAATAGTCAGTTAAATCCTCCGACATTTTTTTGGTCAGTGTGGTGATAAGAATACGTTCTTTTTTTTCAATACGAAGTCGGATTTCGTTTAACAGATCTTCAATTTGGTTTGTGGTGGGACGAACTTCCACAACTGGATCCAGTAGGCCCGTCGGTCGAATGATTTGTTCAATGACCGCTTCACTTTTATCAATTTCTTTTTGGTCCGGAGTGGCTGAAACATACAAAGTCATCGGAGTTAAGGTTTCAAATTCCTCAAAATTCAGTGGACGGTTATCAAGAGCACTAGGAAGACGGAAACCAAAATCAACTAACGTCTGTTTTCTGGATCTATCCCCCGCATACATCCCACCAATTTGTGGAAGGGTCACATGGGATTCATCTATGATGAGTAAAAAATCCATATTAGGAAAATAATCAAGTAAACATGCGGGCCTTTCGCCTTCCTGTCTACCCGTTAGGTGGCGAGAGTAGTTTTCGATCCCACTACAATATCCCAGTTCCACAAGCATCTCCATATCATAATTGGTTCTGGATTCAATACGTTCTGCTTCGATATGTTTTCCTTGTTTTAGGAATTTTTCCTTTTGTTCCGCCATCTCAGTTTTAATTTTTTCGATAGCGTCTTTAATTTTGGGACCAGAAGTGATAAAGTGTTTAGCAGGATAAACCACCACTCGGTCTAGTTTCATTTTTACCTTTCCGGTGAGTGGATCAATTTTGGAAAGTCCATCAATTTCATCTCCAAATAGTTCAATCCGAATCCCTTCTTCTTGGTAAGAAGGCATAATTTCAATGGTATCCCCACGTACACGGAAATTACCACGGCTAAAGTCTATATCGTTTCTTGCATATTGGATATGGAGAAATTTTCGAATGATTTGGTCCCTATCAATTTTATCTCCGATGCGTAACATTACCACCGAATTCATATAATCTTCGGGAGAACCCAAACCATAAATACAAGATACAGAACTTACAATGATCACATCATCTCGTTCTAACAAACTGGAAGTTGCACGTAACCTAAGTTTGTCGATCTCTTCGTTCATCGACATATCTTTCTCTATAAATGTATCAGAGGAAGGCACATAGGCTTCTGGTTGGTAGTAGTCGTAATAAGAGACAAAATACTCTACAGCATTTTCAGGGAAAAATTCTTTAAACTCACGAAAGAGCTGGGCGGCAAGAGTTTTGTTATGTGACAAAATCAGAGTTGGTTTTTTGACACGAGTGATGACCTCTGCCATCGTAAAGGTTTTACCAGAACCTGTTACACCGACTAGGGTAATTTTATTTTTACCCTCACCGAAGGACTTTGCAATATCTTCAATTGCTTTGACCTGGTCTCCGGCAGCCTTAAAAGGAGAAACCATTTTGAAATTTGCCATAGGAACCTATGTTAGTTTACGAGTTGCTTTGAGTATAGCTTGTTTTCGATTGTCGCTAATTTCTAAATCAACCGAATCGAAAAGTTTTTGCATAACCATCATACCACGCATGAGTGTTGCTGTGGAAGAAAACTTGCCCCTTTGAATATCGTCTTCTAGATTAAAATCTTTTACTGTATTGATCATTTCAATGGTAAAGTTTTTGTGTTTGTCAATTTGAAATATAACTTCCACTCCTCCACCATCACCATACTTTGCGGCATTCTCAACAGCCTCAACAGTGGCTATACAAAGATCCATACGTAGGTCTTCAATGATCCCATTTCGTTTTAGAAAATAATCAAGCCTAGCTCGAACATATTGCATGGGATTGTAAGGTAGTGCACCAAGGATTACAAACTGTTCGGAAGTACCCATCTTGCGAATGATAGGAGAAGATTCAGCCAACAAATATTCCCTGGGGTCCAAGGGGTTTGTGGTGATGATTCCGTCTTTGATAAAGTCATCCAGGACTGAGGTCATGGTTTCCAAAGTTGTATTTGGATTGTCCTTAAATTTCCTTTGGGTTTCCATAAACACCCAAGAATAGAAATCGTTCACATTCCCCGAGAGGCCATTGGAGAACAAAGTTTTCACTTCTTTCTCTAACTCAGTTCTGGAGAGAGGGAACGGCATATATTCCCATTTCAAGGGGAACGGAAGAGTTGTAAATTGTTTTATCCTTTAAGGATTAGTCCGTGTTTTCTCTTGGCGCAGTGCTTCATAAAGTACAATGGCAACGGCATTGGAAAGATTGATCGATCGACTCACCTCTGCCATAGGTAAGGATATAATATGTTCTGGAGGGCAAGACTTGTGGATTTCTTCCGGAAGTCCTGAGGTTTCACGGCCAAACAAAAAAACGTCAGTCTTTTGGAAAGTTACATCCCAGTACACTTTGGTCCCAAATTTGGATACTAGGAAAATTCGACTCCCTTCCGCTTCCTTTTGAGTTCGGAATTCTTCAAAATCTGCAAACCGACGTAAATCCAGATCTTTCCAATAGTCAAGTCCTGCACGCCTGACTGCCTTTTCCGAAAGGTCAAAAGAGGGTTCCCCCACAATGGATAGGGGAACACCGGCATTCACACAAAGCCTTGCTATATTACCGGTGTTAGGTGGAATCTCTGGTTTAAAAAGCGCGATCTCCAATTCGTGAATTACTTTTTATTCTTTTTTTCCAAAGATTTTTGAAGGGCAAGACCAAAACTAGAAACGGCACCTGTTGTTTCCTCTTTGGACATATACTCTTGGTATTCCATCCGGTCTTTGGCCTCTGCCGCCTTAGAAATTGACAAAGCTATTTGTCTTTTTTCTGGATTGATCTCCATTACAAACACTTCTAACTTTTGGCCAGGATTAAAAACAGTATTCAGTGGAGTGCGAGACGGAACGCCAGTTTCTTTGTTTGGAACAAGTCCAGAAAAATCATCACCTAACCGAACAAAGAGGCCAAAAGGTTTGATCGACTCTAAAGTTCCTGTTACAATATCAGATTCTTTAAAAGGAAGTTTCCCGGACCAAGGATCTGATAAAAAGTCTTTTACACTGAGAGAGATTTTGTTCGTAGCCCAATCGAGCGTAAGAATTTTGGCACGCAAAGTTTCTCCCACACGGAACTCGGTAGTGAGATCAGCATTTTTTTTGTAAGTGGCTTCTGATTGAGGAACCAAGGCATCAAACCCGTCCATATCCACAATCAGTCCAAATTTATGGATACTTTTTACTGTGCAAGACACAAACATACCTGCTTTTAGTTCATCACGTAACAGTTGTTTTTTGGCTTCTCTTTCTTTATCAGCAATTTTTTTCTGAGACAAAACAATTTTATTTTGTTTTTTCCCAATTTCAGAAATCACAAATTTGATACGTTTGCCTGCGATATTTTTTCCTTTTAAGGAAACATCTAATTGGCTGAAAGGTACAAATGCTTGATGACTTCCCAGTTTGACATCCCATCCGCCACTTGCTTCCACAAGCATTTGGCCAAGTACAGGAATTTCATATTGAGCTGCCATCTCCATATTTTCTTCTGTTAGGTTGTCTCCAGAGAGACAAGTGGTAAAATAAAAATCGCCTGAGTTCTCTTTTAAAAAATAAACAACAAGTGAATCGCCAACCTTAGGCAAAACTTCTTCTCTCCATTCTTCGACTGAGATATTTCCTGTAATTTTATTTTCTATGGTTCGAATGAACACATAATCATTTTTAACAGCTGTTACTTTAGCTTCATGGCGAGAGCCAGGTTCAATGGATTGTCTTTTTTTAAAACTTTCTTCTAATAAACGTTCAAATTCTGAGGATGGGCCTTTCATTTTGCGGTTCCTTCCTTGGTGGGTTTTGGGGTATAAACCAATTTTCCTCCTAATACCATGGATTCAATTGGAAATATTCCGGAAGCACGTTTCAGAGGATTTTCGTCGTGAATGGAGAAATGAGCAGGTCCACCCACCCGGATTTTCCCCTCGTGGTCTGCGCCCATATAGGAACAAGTGCGAAGGGTCAAGGTTTGGATGATTTCCCTGCGGATTTGTGATACAGATTCCGGATCTCTATTTGTGGAAAGAATACTTGGGGAAAAACTGCCGAAAAGGGAGGCCCAAAACCCAGGTTGCCCATTCACAAACTCGGCCTTCCTTTCCTCTGGTTTAGCCAAAAGGGTCTCCCAAAGTCGGATTTCCACAATGGCAGCTTGTCCAGGGAAAAGTCCCCAATGCCCTGCCCCGCTGGCAAAAAGTAAATTTTTCCCCACTTCGGCCTCTGCCTGGAAAGTAGACTTGTATTGAGAAAAGGAAATTTTTTCTGAACTTTCCTCATCGCCTTCCCAAGAAAGGGAGTCCTTCCAACGCGATCCAAAAACTGAATGGAGACGAGACCAAATTTGGACTTCTTCCTTTCCCAGTTCTGGATTCGATTTTAATTCCTGGAGATACATAATAGACAACATAGGGGCCCAACGGAAGTCCCGTTTTTGAGCTCGGTATAAATTGGTTCCCTCTGGCATGGGATGGAAAATCACCGCAAAACCGGTATCCAATGCATCCTCCCAGCTGGTTTTATCCGCAAAGGTATAAGCAACAGGAAGATACCCTCTTTCCTCTCCTTCTCTGCGTTTGGCAAAAAGTTCCGTTTGAGAAAATCCCCGGTTTTCCACTTCTTTTAAAAAGATAGGGAGGTGACGGTTCCTTTTCGAATCTGGGGATCCGGAAAGCCCTGATTGGTAAAGAGTTTCTTTCCTCAAAGCAAGTTCTGGATACAAAGCCGGTTTTTGGGATTGGGTGATGATAGGAGACAACCACTTCGATTTGGAAATTTCGGTTTGTAAGTTGGATGCATTTGGATCCCCGACTGACTCAATGTGGCTAAATCCTGCCGCTAAAAACCCGGAAAGATAAGTGGAAATCTCCTCGCGCCCTGTCTTTCCGCCCCGTGCGTTGGAACCTAAAGTGACAGAAGCATCACAAAATCCAGGCAATAAGTATTTTGTTTGTACAATGGGAGCTGAAGCCTTTAGGGAAATGATTTTGCCTTGGACCACCTCTAGATCGACAAATCCGCCAAAATTGGATTTTTCACTATCCCAAATTCGGACTGATTTCATTTTCAAATTTTGAGACAAAAGTATCGTAGGGGCAAAAGCCGATAAAAATAAGGAGAGGAATAGAAGCCTGCGGTTTTTCATGCTAGCGGTCTTAGTTACCTTGACAGTAAGGACTAGAATGGAAAAGATTTCGGGTATGGGAAAGGAAACAAGCGAGATTTCTGATCACATCAAATTACACATCGAAAATGGGAAAATTCTCTCGCTAAAAACGCACCGGGTTTCCAAATCTGTGGAGGAACATATCAAGGAAGCGGTAGGCCTCATCCTAGATCGCCTTACTTATCCTACCCTCGTCCCCACTCTTTACACCATCATCAAAGAATTAGCAATCAATGCTTGTAAGGCCAACCAAAAACGTGTGTTTTTTGAAGAACGTGGCTACAGTATGTTAAATCCTTCTGAATATGCAAGAGGGGTCAGAGAATACCGAGAGATGTTTTCGGAAGAAATGTCCAATGAATTTGGAATGAAAGCCAAAAAGAAGGGATACTACTGCTTAATTAATTTTAAATTCAATGACGATGGAATCACCATCGAAGTCATCAACAACACACCCATTGCCAAAGAAGAAGAAAAAGCCATCCGTGAACGATTGGAAAAGGGAATGGTGTATGATGATATCGCTCAGTTCTATATGGACAATGCGGATACAACAGAAGGTGCAGGTCTTGGACTTGCCCTCATTCTCATTATGTTAAAAGGGGAAGGTATCGATCCCAATTTCTTTCGTATCATCATCGGAGAAGACTCTACCATCGCTCGTTTAGAAATTCCTCTCTCTGATAAATTCATTTCTGTCCGCGACCCAAACCAAATTTAATTTATGCCTCTTCCTTTATCCTGTGCCATCATTACCCAGAACGAAGAGGATAATATATCTCGCACTCTCGTTGCCCTTTCCTTTATTGAAGATATCGTAGTCATTGATTCTGGTTCTACTGACAAAACTGTTGAGATAGCAAAATCTTTAGGTGCACGTGTATTCTATCGTAAGTTCGTAAATTATGCGGATCAAAAAAACTTTGCCATTGCACAAACTAAATACGATTGGGTACTTGCAGTCGATGCCGATGAAGTGGTATCCAACGGATTAAAAGCAGAAATCACAGAATTATTTACAAAAAATAAATTACAATCGGAAGGATTCCTAATTCCCCGGTTGACCTATTATTTGGGTAAGTGGATCCGATTTGGTGGATACTACCCTAATTACCAAATTCGTTTGTTTAAAAAAACGGCTGGCGAGTTTAGCGGTGGTTTGGTGCACGAAAGAGTGAAACTCATCGGAAAACCAATCAAACTAAAAAATCCACTCTATCATTATTCCTATAAAAACATTTCCGATCATTTAAAGTTTATTGATCGCTATTCTAGTCTTTTTGCTGAGGAAGAATTCCGAAAAGGAAAATCGAGTTCAGTACTTTGGGCTTTTTTGAAAGGTTGTTTTAAAGGATTTTATATGTATTGGATTCGGCTGGGAATCCTAGATGGGAAACAAGGATTTGTTTTGGCACTTCTAGGATTTTATTATAACTTTCTCAAGTATTTAAAGTTATATGAAAAGTCGAATTCAATCTCTTCTTTCTTTGTTATGGTTGATTCGGTTCATGATGTAAAGAGCCGTAAATCCACCAAGAAAGATAGCAACCAAGTTCACGTTGGATAATTGAGTGGATCCAATTTTGGGTGACATGAGCCACATGATGATGTCGCGAATGTAAGTTTGGAAGGTTGCAAAAACGATTAAGGCACCAATCCCTGCAACGAATGTAGATCCCCAAAATTTTCCGAGTAAGTCTTTACGTTTATAATAATAAAAATAATAGGCACAGGCTGCGGATGCGAGAAAAAAGAATAAAATATCTACTAGAATGGTCCACGGTTCTGATGGTGCGGCAAGCGGTAATGAAATCATTGATCTTGTACCTGTCTATTACCTATTTTCGGTAAGCCATAGTTTAGTCCATAAGATAAAAAAAGAGGTTTTCCTTGTATTCAAAACACACTGAACTATTTGGCATCTTGGGATATCCCTTAGGCCATACCCTTTCCCCTTGGATTCACAACACACTCTTCCAACTCTCTGGATATGATGGAGTGTATTTGGTTTTCGAAAACAAACGATGGAACGAGATCGGTCTTCGTCCCTTACTCGAATTAGGTGTCCGGGGAGTATCTGTAACCATACCTTTCAAAGAATGGGCGTATTCACAAGCGAACATTGTTTGTAAGGCTTCCCAAACGATGGGTTCATCCAACACCCTACTCTTTCGCGAAGGGATTGAGGCTGTGAATACAGATGGAACGGGTGCCGTCAGGTCCATTCTCGAAGCCAATCCCGATCTTTTAGATCCCAATCAGGAAAAACAAATTTTAGTTCTCGGGAGTGGGGGAAGTGCCAAAGGAATTATATTTTCCATCGCAGAATCGCTCCAAAAAAAGGCGAAGCTGGGAAAGATCCAAAGAAAGGTCAAAATCCTTGCAAGAAATGAATTTGCAACCAAAGAGATTCTCAATTCTTTAGGAAATCCAGAATGGCTTGGCGTTACTACCAATGAAAAATCTTTAGAA
Protein-coding regions in this window:
- the uvrB gene encoding excinuclease ABC subunit UvrB, which produces MANFKMVSPFKAAGDQVKAIEDIAKSFGEGKNKITLVGVTGSGKTFTMAEVITRVKKPTLILSHNKTLAAQLFREFKEFFPENAVEYFVSYYDYYQPEAYVPSSDTFIEKDMSMNEEIDKLRLRATSSLLERDDVIIVSSVSCIYGLGSPEDYMNSVVMLRIGDKIDRDQIIRKFLHIQYARNDIDFSRGNFRVRGDTIEIMPSYQEEGIRIELFGDEIDGLSKIDPLTGKVKMKLDRVVVYPAKHFITSGPKIKDAIEKIKTEMAEQKEKFLKQGKHIEAERIESRTNYDMEMLVELGYCSGIENYSRHLTGRQEGERPACLLDYFPNMDFLLIIDESHVTLPQIGGMYAGDRSRKQTLVDFGFRLPSALDNRPLNFEEFETLTPMTLYVSATPDQKEIDKSEAVIEQIIRPTGLLDPVVEVRPTTNQIEDLLNEIRLRIEKKERILITTLTKKMSEDLTDYYKEVGLKIAYLHSEIDTIERTEIIRDLRKGVYDCIVGINLLREGLDIPEVSLVAILDADKEGFLRNYKSLIQTIGRAARNVNGKAILYADRMTDSMKKAISETERRRLIQEAHNTAMGITPQSIIKEIHDILPREMAEEDSKEEALKEMEKEFTLKKYKTKDKLRDALKREMLRYASDLDFEKAAMFRDKMLALGPDKIES
- a CDS encoding ATP-binding protein, translated to MPFPLSRTELEKEVKTLFSNGLSGNVNDFYSWVFMETQRKFKDNPNTTLETMTSVLDDFIKDGIITTNPLDPREYLLAESSPIIRKMGTSEQFVILGALPYNPMQYVRARLDYFLKRNGIIEDLRMDLCIATVEAVENAAKYGDGGGVEVIFQIDKHKNFTIEMINTVKDFNLEDDIQRGKFSSTATLMRGMMVMQKLFDSVDLEISDNRKQAILKATRKLT
- a CDS encoding tRNA (cytidine(34)-2'-O)-methyltransferase — translated: MEIALFKPEIPPNTGNIARLCVNAGVPLSIVGEPSFDLSEKAVRRAGLDYWKDLDLRRFADFEEFRTQKEAEGSRIFLVSKFGTKVYWDVTFQKTDVFLFGRETSGLPEEIHKSCPPEHIISLPMAEVSRSINLSNAVAIVLYEALRQEKTRTNP
- a CDS encoding S1 RNA-binding domain-containing protein; protein product: MKGPSSEFERLLEESFKKRQSIEPGSRHEAKVTAVKNDYVFIRTIENKITGNISVEEWREEVLPKVGDSLVVYFLKENSGDFYFTTCLSGDNLTEENMEMAAQYEIPVLGQMLVEASGGWDVKLGSHQAFVPFSQLDVSLKGKNIAGKRIKFVISEIGKKQNKIVLSQKKIADKEREAKKQLLRDELKAGMFVSCTVKSIHKFGLIVDMDGFDALVPQSEATYKKNADLTTEFRVGETLRAKILTLDWATNKISLSVKDFLSDPWSGKLPFKESDIVTGTLESIKPFGLFVRLGDDFSGLVPNKETGVPSRTPLNTVFNPGQKLEVFVMEINPEKRQIALSISKAAEAKDRMEYQEYMSKEETTGAVSSFGLALQKSLEKKNKK
- a CDS encoding glycosyltransferase family 2 protein is translated as MPLPLSCAIITQNEEDNISRTLVALSFIEDIVVIDSGSTDKTVEIAKSLGARVFYRKFVNYADQKNFAIAQTKYDWVLAVDADEVVSNGLKAEITELFTKNKLQSEGFLIPRLTYYLGKWIRFGGYYPNYQIRLFKKTAGEFSGGLVHERVKLIGKPIKLKNPLYHYSYKNISDHLKFIDRYSSLFAEEEFRKGKSSSVLWAFLKGCFKGFYMYWIRLGILDGKQGFVLALLGFYYNFLKYLKLYEKSNSISSFFVMVDSVHDVKSRKSTKKDSNQVHVG
- a CDS encoding shikimate dehydrogenase family protein; this translates as MYSKHTELFGILGYPLGHTLSPWIHNTLFQLSGYDGVYLVFENKRWNEIGLRPLLELGVRGVSVTIPFKEWAYSQANIVCKASQTMGSSNTLLFREGIEAVNTDGTGAVRSILEANPDLLDPNQEKQILVLGSGGSAKGIIFSIAESLQKKAKLGKIQRKVKILARNEFATKEILNSLGNPEWLGVTTNEKSLEEAENYDLVIHTTPVGMKGFGGKPILNSDFFTKKHTLFDIVYNPLETDLVKQAKKKKAEIIPGYHMLLYQGIRQFELFTNIQTKQKWIRKVESLLLKQLKNRN